In Hydractinia symbiolongicarpus strain clone_291-10 chromosome 13, HSymV2.1, whole genome shotgun sequence, a single genomic region encodes these proteins:
- the LOC130623751 gene encoding ankyrin-1-like, translating into MIVNLVLNNDTEGIKCLINDQPGILTTTFGKYKKSLLNIAAAVGSKEMVTLLVEKGFDINIRDKHKNTPLHAACMSNNYEAISSLLRHGADVNLTNYLSQTPTHIAAKAGDAKVIKLLFEYDVKRNMIDGKGETFLTVAVKHDKYSTVELLLQNGCDVNGHGYDGKSLVEIATESENYKIAGLLLSYGANVHGISELKNATIHAAVERNDLLLVELFISHNADVNAINERGWTPLHIAAWKGYRDILELIIQNGADVNKKNGQGQTPLYLSAFNNHTDVTWQLIENKANIHSKNNYGWTPLHAAAFNGHTTTISVLLMARSNANDKTNFNQTPLYLAVYSNQLESVSILIKHSVKMNTKTCNGHTALHIAAQYEYIDIMKLLLSNEAHVNVQDEAKLTPLHLAVICNKIHSVQMLLQRGAQIDKIDARGNTSLHISSERGYSNMLELLLENGASINAVNFYGWTSLHKSAYNNHYDVAECLLMHNIKSNITSWGRTAYDVALLKGHQQLACLIKNFRKDV; encoded by the coding sequence ATGATTGTTAATCTGGTCTTGAACAACGACACAGAAGGAATAAAGTGTCTTATAAACGACCAACCAGGAATTCTCACTACGACATTCGGTAAATATAAGAAATCTCTACTAAATATTGCAGCTGCCGTTGGAAGCAAAGAAATGGTAACATTACTAGTTGAAAAAGGCTTCGACATTAACATCCGCGACAAACACAAGAACACTCCTTTACACGCAGCATGCATGTCAAACAACTACGAAGCAATCAGTAGTTTATTACGTCATGGCGCCGACGTTAATTTGACTAACTACTTATCACAAACGCCTACTCACATTGCAGCAAAGGCCGGCGACGCAAAAGTAATCAAACTTCTCTTTGAATATGACGTTAAACGGAATATGATTGACGGAAAAGGAGAGACGTTTTTAACAGTAGCTGTGAAGCATGATAAATATTCAACGGTAGAGTTGTTATTACAGAACGGCTGTGACGTTAATGGTCATGGATATGACGGCAAAAGCCTTGTCGAAATTGCTACAGAAAGTGAGAATTATAAAATAGCGGGTTTATTACTTTCCTATGGAGCCAACGTGCATGGAATTTCTGAGCTAAAAAATGCTACAATTCATGCTGCAGTGGAGCGTAACGATCTCCTCCTTGTAGAGTTGTTTATTTCCCATAATGCTGACGTAAATGCTATTAATGAGAGGGGATGGACTCCATTGCATATCGCAGCCTGGAAAGGTTATCGAGACATCTTAGAGTTAATTATTCAAAATGGCgcagatgtaaacaaaaaaaatggacAAGGTCAAACACCGTTGTATTTAAGCGCATTTAATAATCACACTGACGTAACGTGGCAGTTGATTGAAAATAAGGCCAACATTCACTCTAAAAATAACTACGGCTGGACGCCGCTCCACGCCGCTGCTTTTAATGGACATACAACCACTATCAGTGTTCTTTTGATGGCTCGTTCTAATGCAAATGATAAAACCAATTTCAACCAAACACCGCTTTATCTGGCTGTTTACTCAAATCAATTGGAATCAGTCAGTATCTTAATCAAACATTCTGTGAAAATGAATACAAAAACATGTAATGGTCACACTGCCCTTCATATTGCAGCACAATATGAATACATAGATATTATGAAACTTCTTCTTTCAAACGAAGCACATGTGAACGTGCAAGACGAAGCTAAGTTAACGCCGCTTCACTTAGCCGTGATTTGCAATAAAATCCATTCCGTACAAATGCTTTTACAAAGAGGTGCCCAAATAGATAAAATTGATGCCAGAGGTAACACATCTTTGCACATTTCTTCAGAACGAGGTTACAGTAATATGCTAGAGTTGCTACTTGAAAATGGTGCATCTATTAACGCCGTAAACTTCTATGGCTGGACTTCCCTACACaaatctgcatacaataaccaTTATGATGTTGCAGAGTGTTTGCTCATGCATaacataaaaagcaacataacaTCTTGGGGGAGGACCGCTTATGATGTGGCTTTACTCAAAGGACATCAGCAATTAGCTTGTCTTATAAAAAACTTCAGAAAAGATGTTTAG
- the LOC130623755 gene encoding uncharacterized protein LOC130623755, producing MKTLLMLFALFSIVKGWTTFHKNLNFYKQPAAPMPCEATEFGCCWDKISFSGPSGKGCPECKDMDRCPKDKKYCDLIEIRGSCPVTCQVRGCLKGNCYDDPSQSGSCYFYKKGGFCVTKKPLMKQICRKTCNLCKQSPSAFSKVIQAKKNDDDDLMSILKKEVNDDSKQKKKETADQDLLDILLKEHKKA from the exons ATGAAGACATTGTTAATGTTGTTTGCGCTATTTTCCATCGTGAAGGGTTGGACCACTTTCCATAAAAATCTCAACTTTTACAAGCAGCCTG CGGCTCCTATGCCATGCGAAGCAACTGAGTTTGGATGCTGTTGGGATAAAATCAGCTTTTCAGGACCATCTGGCAAAGGGTGCCCAG AATGCAAGGACATGGATCGATGCCCAAAGGATAAAAAATATTGCGATTTGATTGAAATACGTGGATCTTGTCCAGTTACATGTCAAGTGAGAGGTTGTCTCAAAG GTAATTGTTACGATGATCCAAGCCAATCAGGTTCctgttatttttacaaaaaaggaGGCTTCTGTGTGACAAAAAAGCCTTTGATGAAGCAGATTTGTAGAAAGACATGCAATTTATGCAAAC AATCTCCGTCAGCCTTTTCAAAAGTTATCCAGGcgaaaaaaaatgatgatgacgATTTGATGTCCATACTTAAGAAAGAAGTCAATGATGACagcaaacaaaagaaaaaagaaacagcAGATCAAGATTTGTTGGATATATTGCTCAAAGAACACAAGAAAGCGTAG